One genomic region from Thermoplasma sp. Kam2015 encodes:
- a CDS encoding PadR family transcriptional regulator, translated as MFGGMRGPWGHHVYHSRGFVGIRYWILRILADGEKTGADIMATMENMSMGRWRPSPGAVYPLLRDMEDEGYIRSTERDNKKYYSLQEKGREMLEMLGAGPFYGRDLETSSIGDAIDRVSDYINYLKDNREQVRSSSAYMEKLKKLKNDIESILGW; from the coding sequence ATGTTTGGAGGAATGAGAGGGCCATGGGGCCACCATGTATACCATTCAAGGGGTTTCGTTGGCATCCGATACTGGATACTGAGAATACTGGCTGATGGAGAGAAGACCGGAGCAGATATAATGGCAACTATGGAGAATATGTCTATGGGCAGGTGGAGGCCGTCTCCAGGCGCAGTCTATCCGCTGCTGAGGGACATGGAAGACGAGGGATACATAAGGAGCACCGAGAGGGACAACAAGAAGTACTATTCGCTGCAGGAAAAGGGCAGAGAGATGCTTGAAATGCTCGGAGCAGGCCCTTTCTACGGCAGGGATCTGGAGACATCCAGCATTGGCGACGCGATAGATCGTGTCAGCGATTATATCAATTATCTCAAGGACAACCGTGAACAGGTACGATCCTCATCGGCGTATATGGAAAAGCTTAAA
- the glnA gene encoding type I glutamate--ammonia ligase, producing the protein MPEDLVSKTLKRIEEDRVEFLQMQFTDIVGNVKSLTVPKNRFENALTEGVVFDGSSVAGYAQIEESDMRALPNLESYTLLPDEFGKNKIARFVCSVYSPDGTRFPGDPRYVLERIIDQVHKEGNEFFVGPEFEFFLFKRDASGNPTTEPSDYGGYFDNTPLDSASDIRQQIMKELYDLGYQPEAAHHEVAYGQQEVDLRYAPALKMADRIVMLKSIIKNIAERNGLYASFMPKPINGVNGSGMHIHQSIMSVDEKVNRFYDKNAKYGLSEYAMHYLGGILKYVNEASAILASTVNSYKRLIPGYEAPVYISWANKNRSALVRIPAGEGVRKRMELRCPDPAGNPYLQFAVVLGMGLEGIKQKIEPPEPVEKDIFHMTPEERLSEGIMSMPESLGEALHHLRGSKLMRSVLGDHVYENFITVKQREWDQFRSYVGEWEIKRYLPTL; encoded by the coding sequence ATGCCAGAGGATCTTGTTTCTAAAACGCTTAAAAGGATAGAGGAGGATCGTGTTGAGTTTCTGCAGATGCAGTTCACGGACATAGTGGGAAATGTTAAGAGCCTCACCGTTCCGAAGAACAGGTTCGAGAACGCCCTCACGGAGGGTGTTGTGTTTGACGGAAGCTCCGTCGCAGGATATGCGCAGATCGAAGAGAGCGATATGCGTGCACTGCCCAACCTTGAGAGCTACACGCTTCTTCCTGATGAATTTGGAAAGAACAAGATAGCGAGATTCGTATGCAGCGTCTATTCCCCAGATGGAACAAGATTTCCAGGAGATCCAAGGTATGTCCTTGAACGCATCATCGATCAGGTGCATAAGGAAGGCAACGAGTTCTTCGTGGGCCCTGAGTTTGAGTTCTTCCTGTTCAAAAGGGACGCCAGCGGAAACCCAACAACCGAGCCAAGCGACTATGGCGGATACTTCGACAACACGCCGCTCGACTCAGCCAGCGATATAAGGCAGCAGATAATGAAGGAACTCTACGATCTTGGTTATCAACCAGAGGCCGCACACCACGAGGTTGCCTACGGTCAGCAGGAAGTTGATCTTAGATATGCGCCGGCACTTAAGATGGCAGACAGGATAGTCATGCTAAAGAGCATCATAAAGAACATAGCTGAGAGGAACGGCCTCTACGCCTCATTCATGCCGAAGCCGATAAACGGCGTTAACGGTTCCGGCATGCACATTCACCAGAGCATAATGAGCGTTGATGAAAAGGTGAACAGGTTCTACGATAAAAATGCGAAGTACGGGCTTAGCGAATATGCTATGCATTATCTGGGTGGCATTCTCAAGTACGTGAACGAGGCTTCTGCGATCCTTGCGTCCACTGTTAACTCTTACAAGAGGCTCATACCAGGCTATGAAGCACCCGTTTACATATCATGGGCAAACAAGAACAGATCGGCGCTGGTTAGGATTCCGGCTGGCGAGGGGGTCAGAAAGAGGATGGAATTGAGATGCCCTGATCCGGCTGGAAACCCATACCTGCAGTTTGCAGTCGTTTTAGGAATGGGGCTTGAAGGAATAAAACAGAAAATAGAACCTCCTGAGCCCGTTGAAAAGGACATATTCCATATGACGCCGGAGGAAAGGCTATCGGAAGGAATCATGTCCATGCCCGAGAGCCTGGGTGAAGCGCTACACCATCTCAGAGGAAGCAAGCTTATGAGATCCGTCCTCGGAGACCATGTGTACGAGAACTTCATAACTGTAAAGCAGAGGGAATGGGATCAATTCAGATCCTACGTAGGCGAGTGGGAGATAAAGAGGTATCTGCCAACGCTCTGA
- a CDS encoding replication factor C small subunit, protein MIEIWTEKYRPKSLSEIYGEDENIQKLKSFVERKEIPHLLFAGSVGTGKTSTAIALAIELFGDSWKENMVEMNASNENGIDVIRNKIKDIARIKPSNPLGFKILFLDEADQLTAEAQAALRRTMEIYSETTRFIFSCNYSSKIIPPIQSRTVVMRFRPVPDEYISKKLREIAENEGFKIDDESMHALVEVSAGDMRKAINVLQAVYTSGEISPKKIYEIIGYASPEKVQMMVSRAINGLFDEARDIVDGMLIYDGLSGIDIVRSLHSYVRSSMISPKQKIEIIKALADAEFRIVEGSNDRIQLDALIARIAEIGNTTD, encoded by the coding sequence ATGATCGAGATATGGACTGAAAAATACAGGCCAAAGAGCCTTTCCGAGATATATGGTGAGGACGAGAACATACAGAAGTTGAAATCGTTTGTGGAGAGGAAGGAGATACCCCATCTTCTCTTCGCAGGTTCTGTCGGCACCGGCAAGACGTCCACGGCCATTGCTCTGGCCATAGAACTCTTCGGAGATTCATGGAAGGAGAACATGGTCGAGATGAACGCCTCCAACGAGAACGGCATCGATGTCATAAGGAACAAGATAAAGGATATCGCCAGGATAAAACCCTCAAACCCGCTGGGATTCAAGATACTGTTTCTGGATGAAGCGGATCAGCTCACAGCAGAAGCCCAAGCCGCCCTCAGAAGAACCATGGAGATATATTCTGAGACCACGAGGTTCATCTTTTCCTGCAACTATTCTTCAAAGATAATACCGCCAATACAGTCGAGAACCGTGGTTATGAGGTTCAGGCCTGTACCTGATGAGTACATAAGCAAGAAGCTGCGTGAGATAGCAGAGAATGAAGGCTTCAAGATAGACGATGAGAGCATGCATGCTCTCGTGGAGGTATCGGCCGGAGATATGAGAAAGGCCATAAACGTTCTACAGGCCGTGTACACCTCCGGGGAGATATCGCCGAAGAAGATATATGAGATAATAGGCTACGCAAGCCCAGAAAAGGTTCAGATGATGGTATCCAGAGCCATCAACGGCCTCTTCGATGAGGCAAGGGACATTGTGGACGGCATGCTCATATACGATGGCCTCTCCGGAATCGACATAGTAAGGAGCCTGCACTCATATGTGAGGAGCAGCATGATCTCGCCGAAGCAGAAGATAGAGATCATAAAGGCCCTGGCAGATGCTGAGTTCAGGATCGTTGAGGGATCAAACGACAGGATACAGTTAGATGCACTGATCGCAAGGATCGCTGAGATAGGAAACACGACAGATTAG
- a CDS encoding DEAD/DEAH box helicase family protein, whose translation MIIQPREYQLNVFKNSIDQNTLIVMPTGLGKTVIAAMMIEKFYNEKKKSLMMAPTKPLVLQHAKTIAGSTGISENEIGVFTGEIDAEERDVIWVTRRVFVSTPQVVFNDMRSGILDITKFDLLIFDEAHRAVGNYAYVDIAQEYLKYKKKLIIGLTASPGGDREKIDEIMTNLGIAKVIAKTEFDEDVRRYVKTIDVKLVKIPEPESTREILSVIGSIMTKLLEPLKNSGFRIGRSRKDLVAAMQKVIDSAKEDRSLFQLVRRLTAAIRLDYLREYIETQGLDVAMHYLEEMKNSEDSSIRRAMSILSGLEEFGDLERKMASYAAEYVNPKMQRVVSILSAHLHGNARAIVFTHYRITSDILMEYMHRNAPDLKPVRFIGQADRGSDQGLSQDQQRKIIEDFKNNVYNVLIATSIAEEGLDIPDTDFVIFYEAVPSEIRYIQRKGRTGRSRNGQVYILVFENSRDMAYYYSSIRKVSRMSQAIEDLRQDNEDDKKQEKQDAQTRLFDF comes from the coding sequence GTGATTATTCAGCCCAGGGAATATCAGTTAAACGTATTTAAAAATTCAATAGACCAGAATACACTGATAGTTATGCCCACTGGACTAGGTAAGACAGTCATAGCGGCAATGATGATAGAGAAATTCTATAATGAGAAGAAAAAGAGCCTGATGATGGCACCTACCAAACCACTGGTTCTGCAGCATGCAAAGACAATTGCCGGATCAACAGGAATAAGCGAGAATGAGATCGGCGTATTCACAGGAGAGATCGACGCAGAGGAGAGGGACGTAATATGGGTCACAAGGCGTGTATTCGTTTCTACTCCGCAGGTTGTATTCAATGATATGCGATCCGGCATACTAGATATCACAAAGTTTGATCTTCTCATATTTGATGAGGCCCATCGCGCGGTTGGTAACTATGCATACGTTGATATAGCACAGGAGTACTTGAAATACAAGAAAAAACTCATAATAGGCCTGACCGCAAGCCCGGGAGGAGACAGGGAGAAGATCGATGAGATCATGACGAACCTCGGAATAGCCAAGGTAATTGCGAAAACAGAGTTTGATGAGGATGTTCGCAGGTATGTGAAAACGATCGATGTTAAGCTCGTAAAGATACCGGAGCCAGAGAGCACAAGAGAGATACTGTCCGTAATAGGCTCCATAATGACGAAGCTTCTTGAGCCACTGAAGAACAGCGGCTTCAGAATCGGTAGATCAAGAAAGGATCTTGTTGCAGCAATGCAGAAGGTTATCGACTCCGCAAAGGAGGATAGGAGCCTATTCCAGCTTGTGCGCAGGCTGACTGCAGCTATAAGGCTCGACTATCTGAGAGAGTACATCGAAACACAGGGGCTTGACGTTGCCATGCACTACCTGGAGGAGATGAAGAACAGCGAGGATTCCAGCATCAGGAGGGCCATGTCCATCCTTTCCGGGCTTGAGGAATTCGGCGATCTTGAGAGGAAGATGGCTTCTTATGCGGCAGAATACGTAAATCCAAAGATGCAGAGGGTGGTTAGCATACTCTCTGCGCATTTACACGGCAACGCCAGGGCCATAGTCTTCACTCACTATAGGATAACCTCGGATATACTCATGGAATACATGCACAGGAACGCACCGGATCTGAAGCCGGTCAGATTCATAGGGCAGGCCGATCGTGGCTCCGATCAGGGGCTGTCTCAGGATCAGCAGAGAAAGATAATAGAGGACTTCAAGAACAATGTGTACAATGTCCTGATAGCGACAAGCATAGCTGAGGAGGGCCTGGATATACCTGATACGGACTTTGTCATATTCTATGAGGCCGTGCCGTCCGAGATCAGGTACATTCAGAGAAAGGGCAGAACGGGCAGGAGCAGGAACGGACAGGTTTACATTCTAGTTTTCGAAAATTCAAGAGATATGGCCTACTATTACAGCAGCATCAGAAAGGTCTCCAGAATGTCGCAGGCGATCGAGGACCTGAGGCAGGACAACGAAGACGATAAGAAGCAGGAAAAACAGGATGCACAGACAAGGCTCTTTGATTTTTGA
- a CDS encoding site-specific DNA-methyltransferase, with the protein MKDFGIYWKNKREEVERVELPFQKIETINLPRSNIGTLAQFRDKTENNEWKNRLIWGDNKYVMASLLTEFRGKIKLIYADPPFFTGTNMNITLAVGDEGAVKEPSAIEEIAYRNMWKEGPSSFFQYMYDRFVLMKDLLSDDGSIWVRFDYHYSHYIKAILDEIFGYENFRNELIVNRTRKNVMASRTQIVFPTATDSLFFYAKSETTLLNQTKIRKSEERKGYWRHMDDSAGQGSAKMFFGRSIEPPPGKHWKFSQENIDKMIREGKLRLNPKTGRPEYWVEPTDEYLLDTNWTDIPGYSFSTGYPTENAEQLLERVILSASNPGDLVADFFAGSGTTAAVAEKLGRRWIVADIGRFSIHTIRKRLLDIPNCKPFEVLNLGKYERKYWMDQNLGSVYRNYIDFILQLYKAKPVYDYKNIHGIISGKAVHVGPIDYPVTKGEVEECLKEAKGNGFSSLDVLGWDFEMEFNDKILKELKETYDFDLSLRIIPNEVMDKRAVDAGDVDFFEHAFLDVSLSVNDRKVRVKLNNFIIPNPESIPEELRDKMLKWSDFIDYWSVDWNYREDTFHNEWQEFRTRQKKNLQLQSIEHTYDEPGIYKIVVKVIDVFGNDTTTVKEVRIE; encoded by the coding sequence ATGAAAGATTTCGGAATTTATTGGAAGAATAAACGTGAAGAAGTAGAAAGAGTAGAACTGCCGTTTCAAAAGATCGAAACAATAAACCTTCCGAGGTCTAATATCGGAACCTTAGCTCAATTTAGGGATAAGACCGAAAATAACGAATGGAAGAATAGGTTAATCTGGGGAGACAACAAATACGTCATGGCTTCGTTATTAACAGAGTTTAGAGGGAAAATTAAGCTGATATATGCGGATCCACCATTTTTCACTGGAACAAACATGAATATTACCTTAGCAGTTGGAGATGAAGGTGCAGTAAAAGAACCATCAGCTATAGAGGAAATAGCTTATAGAAACATGTGGAAAGAAGGGCCGAGCTCTTTCTTTCAATATATGTATGACCGTTTTGTATTGATGAAAGATCTGTTGTCAGATGATGGTTCTATTTGGGTAAGATTTGACTATCATTATTCCCATTACATCAAAGCAATTTTGGATGAAATATTTGGTTATGAGAACTTTAGAAATGAATTGATAGTCAACAGAACAAGGAAAAACGTGATGGCCAGTCGAACTCAGATAGTATTTCCAACAGCAACAGACTCTTTATTTTTTTATGCAAAATCTGAAACAACGTTACTGAATCAGACTAAGATCAGGAAGTCTGAAGAAAGAAAAGGTTATTGGAGGCATATGGATGATTCAGCTGGACAAGGCTCAGCTAAGATGTTCTTTGGCCGATCTATAGAGCCACCGCCGGGGAAACATTGGAAATTTTCTCAAGAAAATATAGATAAAATGATAAGGGAAGGGAAACTAAGATTAAACCCAAAAACAGGTAGACCTGAATACTGGGTGGAACCAACAGATGAATATCTTTTAGATACTAATTGGACGGATATTCCTGGATATTCCTTTAGCACTGGTTATCCCACCGAAAATGCGGAACAATTACTTGAAAGGGTAATTTTATCTGCTTCTAATCCTGGGGATCTTGTTGCTGATTTCTTCGCAGGTTCTGGAACAACTGCCGCTGTTGCAGAGAAACTGGGCAGAAGATGGATAGTTGCTGATATCGGTAGGTTTTCGATTCACACTATAAGAAAGAGACTGTTAGACATACCTAACTGCAAGCCCTTTGAAGTTTTGAATTTAGGAAAATATGAACGCAAGTACTGGATGGATCAAAACCTTGGCTCTGTTTATAGAAATTACATCGATTTTATTTTACAGCTTTACAAAGCAAAGCCAGTATATGACTACAAGAATATTCACGGCATAATTTCTGGAAAAGCCGTTCACGTTGGCCCTATAGATTACCCTGTGACAAAGGGAGAAGTTGAGGAATGCCTGAAGGAGGCAAAGGGTAATGGTTTTAGTTCTTTGGATGTCCTGGGATGGGACTTCGAAATGGAATTCAATGATAAAATATTAAAAGAACTTAAAGAAACTTACGACTTTGACCTTTCATTAAGAATAATCCCCAATGAAGTGATGGATAAGAGAGCTGTTGATGCTGGTGACGTTGACTTTTTTGAACACGCCTTCTTAGATGTTAGTTTATCTGTAAACGACAGAAAGGTCAGGGTTAAATTGAATAACTTTATAATTCCAAATCCAGAGTCAATCCCAGAAGAACTCAGGGATAAGATGCTAAAGTGGAGCGACTTCATCGATTACTGGAGCGTGGATTGGAACTATAGAGAGGACACATTTCATAATGAATGGCAGGAATTTAGAACAAGGCAAAAGAAGAACCTACAACTCCAATCTATTGAACATACCTATGATGAGCCAGGAATTTATAAAATAGTGGTGAAGGTGATAGACGTCTTTGGAAATGATACCACCACTGTAAAGGAGGTGAGGATAGAGTGA
- a CDS encoding DEAD/DEAH box helicase, giving the protein MNPFDEPEVRVESTAPLVEALRQEVRAWRDSGYPGSSKTTMRLLQFWFDEEHKVNGENFRFYFAQREAIETLIYIYEAKKFTKMSDLILNYDKTKKIAYNPNEYLFPKYCFKMATGSGKTYVMALAIVWSYFNNIIEENKLFPKNFLILAPNIAVYERLAEDFSAGKIFNSGILIPEEFQYLWDMDFVTEDYIPVRSSKGRIYLTNIQKVYEREDSPVNPIQEIIGKRPSDTIRYYDQIISELRSLDSLAIINDEAHHVWDKELVWNQFILKCNDVLKEKKKELSFQLDFTATPKRQDTGSIFEWVISDFPLADAIRCGVVKSPIIGELENPHETPSDKADVIYRDYIEGGCRRWSKYNEAMEKVGKQPVIFFMATKTSEAEDIYNYLQTKPEFKGKTLIIHTNLKGEISDKEWQKLKQETRDIDKTNKYRAIVSVLMLREGWDVKNVCVIVGLRPFTSKAEILPEQAVGRGLRLMFGPESGYEETVDIFGTQAFVDFIDEEMKKQGVDIKRYKERDLPNITNIFPDTLRKIDYNFSIPILSPKYKRENRSFNEIDVYKLPEGKFDLDLKIYTNIKRAVGRDALTEKERWRDRWEQPIPENYQSVISYLTNLILRACKIPSRNSELVGKLDEYISKKLFTANVTQEIKEDYRFLQALSEPKVTDFLTELFVKVINKLTILSTEVKLEPATKEVKDIRPSLTRKKTYEPKKCILNLVPVANDFEYDFCKFLDDAKDVKKYIKNDNNLNFYLEYVNEKKGLSYYIPDFIVLSDSENYIIETKGEESVEVKNKDKRAKEWCEDATQLTGSKWTYLKVPEHIFKNNQGVKSLKKLEDIVRAYESVQQI; this is encoded by the coding sequence GTGAATCCATTTGATGAACCAGAAGTGAGAGTGGAATCAACTGCACCCTTAGTGGAAGCTCTGCGCCAGGAGGTTAGAGCGTGGAGAGACTCTGGTTATCCCGGATCTTCTAAAACAACAATGCGGTTGTTACAGTTCTGGTTCGATGAAGAACATAAAGTAAACGGGGAAAACTTTAGATTTTATTTTGCACAAAGAGAGGCTATAGAAACCCTGATTTATATATATGAAGCTAAGAAATTTACGAAAATGAGCGATCTGATACTTAATTATGATAAAACTAAGAAAATCGCATATAATCCAAATGAATATTTGTTTCCTAAATACTGTTTTAAGATGGCTACAGGCTCTGGGAAAACATATGTAATGGCACTAGCCATTGTATGGTCTTACTTCAATAATATTATTGAGGAAAATAAGCTATTTCCAAAAAATTTCCTTATACTGGCGCCAAATATTGCGGTATACGAAAGACTCGCTGAAGATTTCTCAGCTGGAAAAATATTTAACTCGGGGATCCTAATTCCTGAAGAATTCCAATATCTCTGGGACATGGATTTTGTCACCGAAGACTATATTCCGGTTAGAAGTTCCAAAGGCCGTATTTATCTGACTAACATACAGAAGGTTTACGAGAGAGAAGACTCACCAGTAAATCCAATACAGGAAATAATAGGCAAGAGACCATCAGATACTATTAGGTATTATGATCAAATTATATCTGAACTTAGATCGTTAGATAGTCTTGCTATCATAAATGACGAAGCACATCACGTTTGGGATAAGGAACTGGTCTGGAATCAATTTATTCTTAAATGTAATGATGTACTTAAAGAAAAAAAGAAAGAATTATCATTCCAACTCGATTTTACAGCGACACCAAAGAGACAGGATACAGGTAGCATTTTTGAGTGGGTCATATCGGATTTTCCACTGGCAGATGCTATAAGATGTGGCGTCGTAAAGTCACCTATAATTGGGGAATTAGAAAACCCGCACGAAACACCATCAGATAAGGCAGATGTAATCTATAGGGACTATATTGAAGGTGGATGCAGACGTTGGTCCAAATATAATGAGGCAATGGAAAAGGTAGGCAAACAGCCCGTGATTTTTTTCATGGCAACTAAGACGTCGGAAGCAGAAGATATATACAATTATCTTCAAACAAAACCAGAATTTAAAGGAAAAACTTTGATTATCCACACCAATCTTAAGGGTGAAATAAGCGATAAAGAATGGCAAAAACTAAAGCAAGAAACAAGAGACATTGACAAGACGAATAAATATAGGGCCATTGTAAGTGTCTTAATGTTAAGAGAGGGGTGGGATGTCAAAAATGTTTGTGTAATTGTTGGCCTAAGGCCATTCACCTCTAAGGCAGAAATACTACCTGAACAGGCAGTTGGGAGAGGTCTCAGACTAATGTTTGGTCCAGAATCCGGATATGAAGAAACTGTGGATATATTTGGAACACAGGCATTTGTGGATTTCATAGACGAGGAAATGAAAAAGCAAGGAGTTGATATAAAAAGATACAAGGAAAGAGACTTGCCTAATATAACAAATATTTTTCCAGATACGTTGAGAAAAATTGACTACAATTTTTCAATTCCCATCCTGTCGCCTAAGTACAAGAGAGAGAACAGATCTTTCAACGAAATTGATGTATATAAGCTTCCCGAGGGAAAGTTTGACCTAGATTTGAAAATTTATACAAACATAAAAAGAGCAGTAGGGAGAGATGCCCTCACTGAAAAGGAGAGATGGCGTGATAGATGGGAACAGCCCATACCTGAAAACTATCAATCTGTTATCTCCTACTTGACAAATTTAATACTTAGGGCTTGTAAAATACCTTCTAGAAATAGCGAGCTGGTTGGAAAATTAGATGAGTACATCAGCAAGAAATTATTTACAGCCAATGTGACACAAGAAATCAAGGAGGACTATAGATTTCTTCAAGCTCTTAGTGAACCGAAGGTTACGGATTTCCTAACAGAACTCTTTGTAAAAGTGATAAATAAGCTAACCATACTATCCACAGAGGTTAAACTGGAACCTGCTACGAAAGAGGTCAAAGACATTAGACCATCCCTAACAAGGAAAAAGACCTATGAGCCTAAGAAATGCATCCTTAATTTAGTTCCAGTAGCCAACGATTTTGAGTACGACTTCTGTAAATTCTTAGATGATGCAAAAGATGTAAAGAAGTATATAAAGAATGACAACAATCTGAATTTTTATTTAGAATATGTAAACGAAAAGAAAGGGCTTTCATATTATATCCCAGATTTTATCGTGTTATCAGATTCTGAAAATTATATCATAGAGACGAAAGGCGAGGAATCTGTGGAAGTGAAAAATAAAGACAAGAGGGCCAAGGAATGGTGCGAAGATGCAACTCAACTAACAGGTTCTAAATGGACCTACCTAAAAGTTCCTGAGCATATATTTAAAAACAATCAGGGCGTAAAGAGCCTAAAGAAGTTAGAAGATATCGTCAGAGCCTATGAAAGTGTTCAACAGATTTAA